In one Corallococcus sp. EGB genomic region, the following are encoded:
- a CDS encoding M18 family aminopeptidase: MSPTDIDTQANDLLQYIDASPTPYHAVRETARRLTARGFRELDERESWSLKPGDKVFVIRGDTSIAAFQLGTKPVDTTGFRLVGSHTDSPNLRLKPNAPVSRHGYQQLGVEIYGGVLLHTWTDRDLSLAGRVVTLRNGRPQHHLVDFRRPLLRVPNLAIHLNRSVNSEGLKLNPQEHMVPVLGLESAGPAELRALLVEELGRSGVKAAADDLLGYDLCLYDLQPSTRSGLHGEFLHAPRLDNLASCHTGLTALLSDTGPREATVGVVLYDHEECGSRSAQGAASPFLKDLLERIVQAHSDGRADAFHRAIRRSFLVSADMAHAVHPNYASMHEPKHQPQLGGGPVIKTNVNQSYATDGESWAHFAALCKEAGVTPQHFVTRTDLGCGSTIGPITAGQLGIRTVDVGNPMLSMHSIRELAAASDVARMVAVLTRFFA; this comes from the coding sequence ATGAGCCCGACCGACATCGACACGCAGGCCAACGACCTCCTCCAGTACATCGACGCGTCGCCCACGCCGTACCACGCCGTGCGCGAGACGGCGCGCCGCCTCACCGCCCGCGGCTTCCGCGAGCTCGATGAGCGCGAGTCCTGGTCCCTCAAGCCCGGGGACAAGGTCTTCGTCATCCGCGGCGACACGAGCATCGCCGCCTTCCAGTTGGGCACGAAGCCCGTGGACACCACGGGCTTCCGGCTGGTGGGCTCGCACACGGACTCGCCCAACCTGCGCCTCAAGCCGAACGCGCCCGTCAGCCGCCACGGCTACCAGCAGCTGGGCGTCGAAATCTATGGCGGGGTGCTGCTGCACACGTGGACGGACCGCGACCTGTCGCTCGCGGGCCGCGTGGTGACGCTGCGCAACGGCCGTCCCCAGCACCACCTGGTGGACTTCCGCCGGCCGCTGCTGCGCGTGCCCAACCTGGCCATCCACCTGAACCGCTCCGTCAACTCGGAGGGGCTGAAGCTCAACCCGCAGGAGCACATGGTGCCGGTGCTGGGTTTGGAGAGCGCGGGGCCCGCGGAGCTGCGCGCGTTGCTCGTGGAGGAGCTGGGCCGCTCGGGCGTGAAGGCCGCCGCGGATGACCTCCTGGGCTACGACCTGTGCCTCTATGATTTGCAGCCGTCCACGCGCTCCGGCCTGCACGGCGAGTTCCTCCACGCGCCCCGCCTGGACAACCTGGCCAGCTGCCACACCGGGCTCACCGCGCTGCTGTCGGACACCGGCCCGCGTGAGGCCACGGTTGGCGTGGTGCTCTATGACCACGAGGAGTGCGGCAGCCGCAGCGCGCAGGGCGCCGCGTCGCCGTTCCTCAAGGACCTGCTGGAGCGCATCGTCCAGGCTCACTCGGACGGGCGCGCGGACGCGTTCCACCGCGCCATCCGCCGTTCGTTCCTGGTGAGCGCGGACATGGCCCACGCGGTGCACCCCAACTACGCGTCCATGCACGAGCCCAAGCACCAGCCGCAGCTCGGCGGCGGCCCGGTCATCAAGACGAACGTCAACCAGTCCTACGCGACGGACGGCGAGTCGTGGGCGCACTTCGCGGCGCTGTGCAAGGAGGCGGGCGTCACGCCGCAGCACTTCGTCACGCGCACGGACCTGGGCTGCGGCAGCACCATTGGCCCCATCACCGCGGGGCAGCTGGGCATCCGCACGGTGGACGTGGGCAACCCCATGCTGTCCATGCACTCCATCCGCGAGCTGGCCGCCGCGTCCGACGTGGCCCGCATGGTGGCGGTGCTGACGCGCTTCTTCGCCTGA
- a CDS encoding DUF2378 family protein, with protein MEPWIHPEKRETPVLPVLPVRVPRRSFEGLFEHALRPSGLFAQALRDVGYDPDSDEELLPLEVWRASLAVARRHACPGLASEDANRVLGTHYVEGFAQTLVGRIFAAAAPLLGAERCLARLPTYLRAGRDDMKLMLEPVRAREWRARVVDADPLPEFVAGVMEQVLRRTRVLPRVDVLERGDYTYSLRIRWDDA; from the coding sequence ATGGAGCCGTGGATTCATCCTGAGAAGCGGGAGACGCCCGTTCTTCCGGTCTTGCCGGTGCGGGTGCCGCGCCGGAGCTTTGAGGGTCTGTTCGAGCACGCGCTGAGGCCGTCGGGCCTGTTCGCCCAGGCGCTGCGCGACGTGGGCTACGACCCGGACTCCGACGAGGAGCTGCTTCCGCTGGAGGTGTGGCGCGCGTCGCTGGCGGTGGCGCGGCGGCATGCGTGCCCGGGCCTTGCCAGCGAGGACGCCAACCGCGTGCTGGGGACGCACTACGTGGAGGGTTTCGCGCAGACGCTGGTGGGGCGCATCTTCGCCGCGGCGGCGCCGCTGTTGGGCGCGGAGCGGTGCCTGGCGCGGCTGCCCACGTACCTGCGCGCGGGCCGCGACGACATGAAGCTGATGCTGGAGCCGGTGCGGGCGCGCGAGTGGCGGGCGCGCGTGGTGGACGCGGATCCGCTGCCAGAGTTCGTGGCGGGGGTGATGGAGCAGGTGCTGCGCCGCACGCGGGTGCTGCCGCGCGTGGACGTGCTGGAGCGCGGTGACTACACCTATTCGCTGCGGATCCGCTGGGACGACGCCTGA
- the uvrA gene encoding excinuclease ABC subunit UvrA encodes MHKTHLVGARTHNLKDLSVDLSEGEFVCVTGVSGGGKSSLALDTLYAEGQRRFVESFSPYARQFLERLERPPMDALEPVAAGVAVDRRAPVKSSRSTVATLADVEPYLSALFTREAMPVCPDCGLEAVRTDARVAAQAALREHPDAPAVFTYPVRIPDTAAFLDVRARLLKDGYHRLMVQGEVKELETLKPGEATDPAGVAQVVVDRVKLTDANLSRVTQALEDAWARAEGEALLFLPETAPTKLRRGLVCPRCAREFEPARPGLFSYQSPVGACAPCRGFGRTIGIDWGKVIPNPGLSLAQGAIRPWSGPSTTWEREMLQRFCRQKGIPFDKPWEKLTAAQREAVLQGEGDYDGGRVYPGVRAWFRWMESRTYKMHVRVLLARYRAYTLCEACHGARLNEQARAWRVGGLDLPGWHGLELTDALARLDGLKTLTGQGDLARRELSARLRYLQRVGLGYLTLDRPARTLSGGEAQRVSLTAALGTSLTGALFVLDEPTVGLHPGDVPPLTEAIAELADRGNIALVIEHDPLIIRSAHRVLELGPGAGRHGGKLCFDGTPEALAKRQDLPTGRMLSGGAEEARTPRARTGELVIREAREHNLKDVSVRVPLGVLCAITGPSGSGKSTLMDEVLYRHLARGLGVKDVEAPGDVAAVEGGAQVEAITFVDQSPLGRTSRGNAATYTKAWDRLRERFASEPDAEARGLTSAHFSFNVDKGRCEACGGEGYETVEMQFLADVALLCAVCRGRRFKEEVLAVRHQGFSVAQVLEMTVDEVLQHFGDDSALKRTLGPAQRLGLGYLPLGQPLSTLSGGEAQRLKLARALASDAKGTLFLIDEPSAGLHAEDVRHVMASLHALVDRGASVIVVDHDVSVMKGSDWIIDLGPKGGRDGGRLVAEGTPSDVAKAQGSATAAALRGEGKPLAKAVKLRRPGKEAPPAIEVEHAREHNLKDVSCRIPLGKMTVVTGPSGSGKSSLVFDVVFAEGQRRFLETLTPYARQFLPTLPRPDVERISSIPPTVALEQRTSRAGATSTVATVTEVAHYLRLMYAKIGEPHCPHDDTPIGATTPAALYAQVLATKGDGQVLAPAVRSRKGTYLDVFTAAARAGITQAIVDGELASTDNPPRLAKTKEHDIDLVMYEGRLAKLPRELFEASLNWGKGAVKLRTGKAETLLSSERTCPKCGTAVPELDPRWFSFNTRQGRCESCEGTGVQGGASAMAEGETAPCRTCGGTRLAPVPRAVRLEGARYHEVVQASVTATLARVRTWKLRGDRALLGETARQEMLRRLEFLERVGLGYLSLDRNAATLSGGEMQRLRLSAQLGAGLTGAMYVLDEPTIGLHPRDTHRLLDNLRALVETGSTVLVVEHDSDTIRAADHLLDLGPTGGRGGGHILAEGTPDVVLESDSPTAQALRAAQVRPPSGRGEPKAWVELKGARANNLQRVDLKLPVGRLNVVSGVSGSGKSTLIRQVLYPALRDKLGLVTAKPGAFDALKGTESIKRVLSVDQSPIGRTPRSVPATFLGIWDELRRVFAATPEAKIRGFGPARFSFNTASGGRCKVCEGQGAISHEMSFLPDVVTPCEACNGARFDAATLEVRYHGLTVGDVLRLSADEAKDVFRALPKVAAPLECLADLGVGYLQLGQGSNTLSGGEAQRLKLAAELTATSRHEPTLYVLDEPTTGLHLGDVEKLITFMGRLVDRGDTLVVIEHHPSVIAAADHVVELGPEGGEGGGRIVGEGTPREVAKLKTPTGRVLKSVFSAEEPRARVASRGR; translated from the coding sequence ATGCACAAGACCCACCTCGTCGGCGCCCGCACCCACAACCTCAAGGATTTGTCCGTCGATCTCTCCGAAGGGGAGTTCGTCTGCGTCACCGGCGTGTCGGGAGGCGGCAAGTCGAGCCTCGCGCTGGACACGCTCTACGCGGAGGGCCAGCGCCGCTTCGTGGAGAGCTTCAGCCCGTATGCCCGGCAGTTCCTCGAGCGGCTGGAGCGGCCGCCCATGGATGCGCTGGAGCCTGTGGCCGCGGGCGTCGCGGTGGACCGGCGCGCGCCGGTGAAGAGTTCGCGCTCCACGGTGGCGACGCTGGCGGACGTGGAGCCGTACCTCTCCGCGCTCTTCACCCGCGAGGCGATGCCGGTGTGTCCGGACTGTGGCCTGGAGGCGGTGCGCACCGACGCGCGCGTGGCCGCGCAGGCCGCGCTGCGCGAGCACCCGGACGCGCCCGCTGTCTTCACGTATCCCGTGCGCATCCCCGACACGGCCGCGTTCCTCGACGTGCGCGCCCGCCTGCTGAAGGACGGCTACCACCGGCTGATGGTGCAGGGCGAGGTGAAGGAGCTGGAGACGCTCAAGCCGGGCGAGGCCACCGACCCCGCGGGCGTGGCGCAGGTGGTGGTGGACCGGGTGAAGCTGACGGACGCGAACCTGTCCCGCGTCACCCAGGCGCTGGAGGACGCGTGGGCGCGCGCGGAGGGCGAGGCGCTGCTCTTTCTTCCAGAGACCGCGCCGACGAAGCTGCGCCGGGGCCTGGTGTGTCCCAGGTGCGCGCGTGAGTTCGAGCCCGCGCGGCCGGGACTCTTCAGCTACCAGAGCCCGGTGGGCGCGTGCGCGCCGTGCCGGGGCTTCGGGCGCACCATCGGCATCGACTGGGGGAAGGTGATCCCCAACCCGGGCTTGAGCCTGGCGCAGGGGGCCATCCGTCCGTGGTCCGGCCCGTCCACCACCTGGGAGCGGGAGATGCTCCAGCGCTTCTGCCGGCAGAAGGGCATCCCCTTCGACAAGCCGTGGGAGAAGCTCACCGCCGCCCAGCGCGAGGCGGTGCTCCAGGGCGAGGGCGACTACGACGGCGGCCGCGTGTACCCGGGCGTGCGCGCGTGGTTCCGGTGGATGGAGAGCCGCACATACAAGATGCACGTGCGCGTGCTGCTGGCGCGCTACCGCGCGTACACCCTCTGCGAGGCCTGTCACGGCGCGCGCCTCAACGAGCAGGCGCGCGCGTGGCGCGTGGGCGGCCTGGACCTGCCGGGCTGGCACGGCCTGGAGCTGACGGACGCGCTGGCGCGGCTGGACGGGCTGAAGACACTCACGGGGCAGGGCGACCTGGCTCGGCGCGAACTGTCCGCGCGCCTGCGCTACCTGCAGCGCGTGGGCCTGGGCTACCTCACGCTGGACCGGCCCGCGCGCACGCTGTCGGGTGGCGAGGCGCAGCGCGTGTCGCTGACCGCGGCGCTGGGCACGTCGCTCACCGGCGCGCTCTTCGTGCTGGACGAGCCCACCGTGGGGCTGCACCCGGGGGACGTGCCGCCGCTCACGGAGGCCATCGCGGAGCTGGCGGACCGGGGCAACATCGCGCTGGTCATCGAGCATGATCCGCTGATCATCCGCTCCGCGCACCGCGTGCTGGAGCTGGGCCCTGGCGCGGGACGCCATGGCGGCAAGCTGTGCTTCGACGGCACCCCGGAGGCGCTGGCGAAGCGGCAGGACCTGCCCACCGGCCGCATGCTGTCCGGTGGCGCGGAGGAGGCGCGCACGCCGCGCGCCCGCACGGGCGAGCTGGTCATCCGCGAGGCGCGCGAGCACAACCTCAAGGACGTGTCCGTGCGCGTGCCGCTGGGCGTGCTGTGCGCCATCACCGGCCCCAGCGGCTCCGGCAAGAGCACGCTGATGGACGAGGTGCTCTACCGGCACCTGGCGCGCGGGCTGGGCGTGAAGGACGTGGAGGCCCCCGGCGACGTGGCGGCGGTGGAGGGCGGGGCGCAGGTGGAGGCCATCACCTTCGTGGATCAGTCCCCGCTGGGGCGCACGTCGCGCGGCAACGCGGCCACGTACACCAAGGCGTGGGACCGGCTGCGCGAGCGCTTCGCCTCGGAGCCTGACGCGGAGGCGCGGGGCCTGACGTCCGCGCACTTCTCCTTCAACGTGGACAAGGGCCGCTGCGAGGCCTGCGGCGGCGAGGGCTACGAGACGGTGGAGATGCAGTTCCTCGCGGACGTGGCCCTGCTGTGCGCGGTGTGCCGGGGCCGGCGCTTCAAGGAGGAGGTGCTCGCCGTCCGCCACCAGGGCTTCAGCGTGGCGCAGGTGCTGGAGATGACGGTGGACGAGGTGCTCCAGCACTTCGGTGACGACTCGGCGCTGAAGCGCACGCTGGGGCCGGCGCAGCGGCTGGGCCTGGGCTATCTGCCCCTGGGCCAGCCCCTGTCCACGCTGTCCGGCGGCGAGGCGCAACGCCTGAAGCTGGCGCGCGCGCTGGCGAGCGACGCGAAGGGCACGCTCTTCCTCATCGACGAGCCGAGCGCCGGCCTCCACGCGGAGGACGTGCGCCACGTGATGGCGTCCCTGCACGCGCTGGTGGACCGGGGCGCGAGCGTCATCGTCGTGGACCACGACGTGTCGGTGATGAAGGGCTCGGACTGGATCATCGACCTGGGGCCCAAGGGCGGCCGCGACGGTGGCCGGCTGGTGGCGGAGGGCACGCCCTCGGACGTGGCGAAGGCGCAGGGCAGCGCCACCGCCGCCGCGCTCCGGGGCGAGGGCAAGCCGCTGGCGAAGGCGGTGAAGCTGCGCCGCCCCGGGAAGGAGGCGCCGCCCGCCATCGAGGTGGAGCATGCGCGCGAGCACAACCTCAAGGACGTGTCCTGCCGCATCCCGCTGGGGAAGATGACGGTGGTGACGGGGCCGAGTGGCTCCGGCAAGAGCTCGCTGGTGTTCGACGTCGTCTTCGCGGAAGGGCAGCGCCGCTTCCTGGAGACGCTGACGCCGTACGCGCGGCAGTTCCTGCCCACGCTGCCGCGCCCGGACGTGGAGCGGATCAGCAGCATCCCGCCCACCGTGGCGTTGGAGCAGCGCACGTCGCGCGCGGGAGCCACGAGCACCGTGGCCACGGTCACGGAGGTGGCCCACTACCTGCGGCTCATGTACGCGAAGATCGGCGAGCCGCATTGCCCGCATGACGACACGCCCATCGGCGCCACCACGCCCGCGGCGCTCTACGCGCAGGTGCTGGCGACGAAGGGCGATGGGCAGGTGCTGGCGCCCGCGGTGCGCTCGCGCAAGGGCACGTACCTGGATGTCTTCACCGCGGCGGCCCGCGCGGGCATCACGCAAGCCATCGTCGACGGGGAGCTGGCGTCCACGGACAACCCGCCGCGCCTGGCGAAGACGAAGGAGCACGACATCGACCTCGTGATGTACGAGGGCAGGCTCGCGAAGCTGCCGCGCGAGCTGTTCGAGGCGTCGCTCAACTGGGGCAAGGGCGCGGTGAAGCTGCGCACGGGCAAGGCGGAGACACTCCTGTCCAGCGAGCGCACCTGCCCCAAGTGCGGCACCGCCGTGCCGGAGTTGGATCCGCGCTGGTTCTCCTTCAATACCAGGCAGGGCCGCTGCGAGTCGTGCGAGGGCACCGGCGTGCAGGGCGGCGCCTCCGCCATGGCCGAGGGCGAGACGGCCCCGTGCCGCACGTGCGGGGGCACCCGCCTGGCCCCGGTGCCGCGCGCGGTGCGGCTGGAGGGCGCGCGCTACCACGAGGTGGTCCAGGCGTCGGTGACGGCCACGCTCGCGCGGGTGCGCACCTGGAAGCTCAGGGGCGACCGGGCGCTGCTGGGCGAGACGGCGCGGCAGGAGATGCTGCGGCGGCTGGAGTTCCTGGAGCGCGTGGGCCTGGGCTACCTGTCCCTGGACCGCAACGCCGCCACGCTGTCCGGCGGCGAGATGCAGCGCCTGCGGCTGTCCGCGCAGCTGGGCGCGGGCCTCACCGGCGCGATGTACGTGCTGGACGAGCCCACCATCGGTCTGCACCCGCGCGACACGCACCGGTTGCTCGACAACCTGCGCGCGCTGGTGGAGACGGGCTCCACGGTGCTGGTGGTGGAGCATGACTCGGACACCATCCGCGCCGCGGATCACCTCCTGGACCTGGGTCCCACGGGCGGCCGGGGTGGCGGCCACATCCTGGCGGAGGGCACGCCGGACGTGGTGCTGGAGTCGGACTCGCCCACCGCGCAGGCGCTGCGGGCCGCGCAGGTGCGGCCTCCATCCGGCCGGGGTGAGCCCAAGGCCTGGGTGGAGCTGAAGGGCGCTCGCGCCAACAACCTCCAGCGCGTGGACCTGAAGCTGCCGGTGGGGCGGCTCAACGTCGTCTCCGGCGTGTCGGGCTCCGGCAAGAGCACGCTCATCCGGCAGGTGCTGTACCCGGCGCTGCGCGACAAGCTGGGACTCGTCACCGCGAAGCCCGGCGCGTTCGACGCGCTCAAGGGCACGGAGTCCATCAAGCGGGTGCTGTCGGTGGATCAGTCGCCCATCGGGCGCACGCCGCGCTCGGTGCCCGCCACGTTCCTGGGCATCTGGGATGAGCTGCGCCGCGTGTTCGCGGCCACCCCCGAGGCGAAGATCCGCGGCTTCGGGCCCGCTCGCTTCTCCTTCAACACGGCGAGCGGCGGCCGCTGCAAGGTGTGCGAAGGGCAGGGCGCCATCTCCCACGAGATGTCCTTCCTGCCGGACGTCGTCACGCCTTGCGAGGCCTGCAACGGGGCGCGCTTCGACGCCGCCACGCTGGAGGTGCGCTACCACGGCCTGACCGTGGGCGACGTGCTGCGCCTGTCCGCGGACGAGGCCAAGGACGTCTTCCGCGCGCTGCCCAAGGTCGCCGCGCCGCTGGAGTGCCTCGCGGACCTGGGCGTGGGCTACCTGCAACTGGGGCAGGGCTCCAACACGCTGTCCGGCGGTGAGGCGCAGCGGCTCAAGCTGGCCGCGGAGCTGACGGCGACGTCCCGCCATGAGCCCACGCTGTACGTGCTCGACGAGCCCACCACGGGCCTGCACCTGGGTGACGTGGAGAAGCTGATCACCTTCATGGGCCGGCTGGTGGACCGGGGCGACACGCTGGTCGTGATCGAGCACCACCCGTCGGTCATCGCCGCGGCGGACCACGTGGTGGAGCTGGGGCCGGAGGGCGGCGAGGGCGGTGGCCGCATCGTGGGCGAGGGCACGCCACGCGAGGTGGCGAAGCTCAAGACGCCCACGGGCCGGGTGCTCAAGTCGGTTTTTTCCGCTGAAGAACCCCGGGCGCGCGTCGCCTCACGCGGACGGTGA
- a CDS encoding M4 family metallopeptidase, producing the protein MTIRRTEGSTPVTLRPTTDTSAPAKAKNVLRVKDGFESVSRTGAAAGAQPTAAAAATTQSSSTQATSAQPGRIPLDSKEAQQAIQTSLKYLTPPMTASSLLAANKAGPTLAPKSVEVDELGMTHVRLDRMHEGVKVFGEQLISHLGADGKVTSVTGEQNPIPAGLGTQKPKLAPQQAIDIAKKELGGKADKQPSSERVIYQDTEGKYHSAYQVEVTQIAGQEKPKKQNYIIDANTGKVLETFNKIGGWTKSAPAALQVNGTASPNVAIPDKGQVQSKINIPDGVTVDKLSLDLTIKHTWSGDLKVSVTSPSGKTAVVQDRKGGSKDDIIGSFDLSETFKGESAKGEWTITVEDKAARDTGTLNNWSLNITAKETTPPPTDPQNPPTGKADDLSMYSGHVDLQTTQNADGTFSLEDKTRGKGIVTYDAMNKSTASGQTKINDNNDKWGEATDPERAKAGIDAHYGAAMTYDFYKNILGRDSIDGAGEKLVNYVHVKNNYVNAYWDGEKMSYGDGDGKQSGPLTTLDIAGHEITHGLTERTAGLVYSGESGGLNESFSDIMGTGVEWYAAQKNPEAKWNWTVGEAAWTPNNGDPDDGLRYMNDPTKDGYSVDNYKNYPKQTEVHGSSGISNNAFYLLVEGGKNRTSGLEVKGGIGMEDGLKIFGRALTTYMTPKTNFAQAREATIKAATDLYGADSNQVQKVKDAWTAVGVN; encoded by the coding sequence ATGACCATTCGCCGCACCGAAGGTTCGACGCCCGTAACTCTCCGTCCCACCACCGACACCTCCGCGCCGGCGAAGGCCAAGAACGTCCTTCGCGTGAAGGACGGCTTCGAGTCCGTCTCCCGCACGGGCGCCGCCGCTGGCGCGCAGCCCACGGCCGCCGCCGCGGCGACGACGCAGTCCTCCTCCACGCAGGCCACGTCCGCGCAGCCGGGCCGCATCCCGCTGGACAGCAAGGAGGCGCAGCAGGCCATCCAGACGTCCCTGAAGTACCTCACCCCGCCGATGACGGCCTCGTCGCTGCTGGCGGCGAACAAGGCCGGCCCGACGCTGGCCCCCAAGAGCGTGGAGGTGGACGAGCTGGGCATGACCCACGTTCGCCTGGACCGCATGCACGAGGGCGTGAAGGTCTTCGGTGAGCAGCTGATCAGCCACCTGGGCGCGGACGGCAAGGTGACCAGCGTCACCGGCGAGCAGAACCCCATCCCGGCGGGCCTGGGCACGCAGAAGCCGAAGCTGGCCCCGCAGCAGGCCATCGACATCGCGAAGAAGGAGCTGGGCGGCAAGGCCGACAAGCAGCCCTCTTCCGAGCGCGTCATCTACCAGGACACGGAAGGCAAGTACCACTCGGCCTACCAGGTGGAAGTGACGCAGATCGCCGGCCAGGAGAAGCCGAAGAAGCAGAACTACATCATCGACGCCAACACGGGGAAGGTGCTGGAGACCTTCAACAAGATCGGCGGCTGGACGAAGAGCGCGCCCGCGGCGCTGCAGGTCAACGGCACGGCGAGCCCCAACGTCGCCATCCCGGACAAGGGCCAGGTCCAGTCGAAGATCAACATCCCGGACGGCGTCACGGTCGACAAGCTGTCGCTGGACCTGACCATCAAGCACACCTGGAGCGGCGACCTGAAGGTCTCCGTGACCAGCCCGTCCGGCAAGACCGCCGTGGTGCAGGACCGCAAGGGCGGCTCCAAGGACGACATCATCGGCTCGTTCGACCTCTCGGAGACCTTCAAGGGCGAGAGCGCCAAGGGCGAGTGGACCATCACCGTCGAGGACAAGGCGGCGCGTGACACGGGCACCCTGAACAACTGGAGCCTGAACATCACCGCGAAGGAGACCACGCCTCCGCCGACGGATCCGCAGAACCCGCCCACGGGCAAGGCGGACGACCTGTCCATGTACAGCGGCCACGTGGACCTGCAGACCACGCAGAACGCGGACGGCACGTTCTCGCTGGAGGACAAGACGCGCGGCAAGGGCATCGTGACCTACGACGCGATGAACAAGTCCACCGCGTCCGGCCAGACGAAGATCAACGACAACAACGACAAGTGGGGCGAGGCCACGGACCCGGAGCGCGCCAAGGCCGGCATCGACGCGCACTACGGCGCGGCCATGACCTACGACTTCTACAAGAACATCCTCGGCCGCGACTCCATCGACGGCGCGGGTGAGAAGCTCGTCAACTACGTGCACGTGAAGAACAACTACGTGAACGCGTACTGGGACGGCGAGAAGATGAGCTACGGCGACGGCGACGGGAAGCAGTCCGGCCCGCTCACCACGCTGGACATCGCGGGCCACGAAATCACCCACGGCCTCACCGAGCGCACCGCGGGCCTCGTCTACAGCGGCGAGTCCGGCGGCCTGAACGAGTCCTTCTCCGACATCATGGGCACGGGCGTGGAGTGGTACGCCGCGCAGAAGAACCCCGAGGCCAAGTGGAACTGGACCGTGGGCGAGGCCGCCTGGACCCCGAACAACGGCGATCCGGACGACGGCCTGCGCTACATGAACGACCCGACCAAGGACGGCTACTCGGTCGACAACTACAAGAACTACCCGAAGCAGACGGAGGTGCACGGCTCCAGCGGCATCTCCAACAACGCCTTCTACCTGCTGGTGGAGGGCGGCAAGAACCGCACCTCCGGCCTGGAGGTGAAGGGCGGCATCGGCATGGAGGACGGCCTGAAGATCTTCGGCCGCGCCCTCACCACGTACATGACGCCGAAGACGAACTTCGCGCAGGCCCGCGAGGCCACCATCAAGGCCGCCACCGACCTGTACGGCGCGGACTCCAACCAGGTGCAGAAGGTGAAGGACGCCTGGACCGCGGTGGGCGTGAACTAG
- a CDS encoding serine protease, whose product MSDDVQARRARAEEALRRTSASLVLLDLGGRTATGFVISDEGHVVTSLHAVSSARAITAVLPDGLRSPVVQVAAVDERRDLAVLCLSVPDLVPALPLGPSTLPSEGEALHVVQAHADRPPESRPLEVRAVQVLGEWLTLLELTRTLPEDASGSPVVDARGQVVGLATAALANGRALGLVIPARYIAPLLKTLGPPRPLSALDAPRQRATRVRQVPQHPVGLLDGCATPAVESVAALLGQAINVGAPAYNRGDVEGCYRLYMHTAEQLIDERDDCPGVQRALRDGLLRCEALKDAEDRAWALRDTFDGLMDVIGRWRQSRPASPASPLKRPPKTYLN is encoded by the coding sequence ATGTCCGACGACGTCCAGGCACGCCGTGCGCGAGCCGAAGAGGCCCTGCGACGCACGAGTGCCTCCCTGGTGTTGCTGGACCTGGGCGGCCGCACCGCCACGGGCTTCGTCATCTCCGATGAAGGCCACGTCGTCACCAGCCTGCACGCGGTGTCCAGCGCGCGCGCCATCACCGCCGTGCTGCCGGATGGCCTGCGCTCCCCGGTGGTGCAGGTGGCGGCCGTGGATGAACGGCGCGACCTGGCCGTCCTGTGCCTGTCCGTCCCGGACCTGGTCCCCGCCCTCCCGCTGGGCCCGTCCACGCTGCCCTCGGAGGGAGAGGCCCTGCACGTGGTCCAGGCCCACGCGGACCGCCCGCCGGAGTCGCGCCCCCTGGAGGTCCGCGCGGTGCAGGTGCTTGGCGAATGGCTCACCCTGCTGGAGCTGACGCGCACGCTGCCCGAGGACGCCTCCGGGTCGCCGGTGGTGGACGCGCGGGGACAGGTGGTGGGGCTGGCCACCGCGGCGCTCGCCAACGGCCGCGCGCTGGGGCTCGTCATCCCGGCGCGCTACATCGCGCCGCTCCTCAAGACGCTCGGCCCGCCGCGGCCCCTGTCCGCGTTGGATGCGCCCCGGCAGCGCGCCACCCGCGTGCGCCAGGTGCCGCAGCACCCCGTGGGCCTGCTGGATGGCTGCGCGACGCCGGCCGTGGAGTCCGTGGCCGCGCTGCTCGGGCAGGCCATCAACGTGGGCGCCCCCGCCTACAACCGGGGCGACGTGGAGGGGTGCTACCGGCTGTACATGCACACCGCCGAGCAGCTCATCGACGAGCGCGACGACTGCCCCGGCGTCCAGCGCGCCCTGCGCGACGGCCTCCTGCGCTGCGAGGCCCTGAAGGACGCGGAGGACCGCGCCTGGGCCCTGCGCGACACGTTCGACGGGTTGATGGACGTCATCGGCCGGTGGCGACAGTCGCGTCCGGCCTCGCCCGCCTCCCCCCTCAAGCGCCCCCCGAAGACGTACCTCAACTAG